The Halanaerobiales bacterium genome includes the window GAAGGAACAGTTGACCCAGCAGCAGGAAAACATGATTTTGAAGAAGGAACACTTATTGTATTAGAAATAACTCCAGATAAGGACTATAAATTTAAAGAATGGTCTGGAGATAATAGTGATGAGGTTGTATATGATAAAAAAGATGACAAATATAATTTGTTGATGAATTCAGATAAAGAAATTATAGCTGTTTTTACAGATATAGGAAATACAGATTTTAAAATAATCACTGCCATAGAAGAATTAGAAGAAATAACTGTTGAATATGGTACATTATTTAAAGATTTAAATCTTCCAGAAACAGTAGAAGTCACTTTAGATGATGATAGTAAAGAAAATATTTCAGTAACCTGGAGTGAAGATGATTATAATAGTAAAAAAGTACAAAAACAAAGTATTACAGGTGAACTTACTGATCTACCAAATAATATAACTAACCCTTATAATTTAACTGTTTCAGCAAATGTTGTTCAAGAAGATAACACAAGTCCAGTAGATGTTAATCCTGAAATGGTAGCAGTGCCAGCAGGAACAGCTGCAAATGGAACTACTTCAATAAGTTATAATATAGAAGTAGGTAAATATGAAGTAACTCACGCCGAATATATCGTTTTTTTAAATAATGCAGGAGTAGCTTCAGATGGTAGTTATGAAGGAGAAGAAGTAATAGATATGGATGATAATGCCTGTGCAATAGGCTATTCTGGAAACTTCTATTTTGAAGGTAATAATTATGCAGAAAGTGAAGATAATCCATTGATAGAAGTAACCTGGTATGGAGCTGTAGCTTATTGTAATTGGTTAAGTGAACAAGAGGGATTGACTCCAGCTTATAATTTAAGCAATTGGGAGTTAACAGATGATCCTCAAAACTTAGAAGGTTACAGATTGGCAACAGAAATAGAATGGGAGTATACAGCTCGTGGTGGTAAAGA containing:
- a CDS encoding SUMF1/EgtB/PvdO family nonheme iron enzyme, with amino-acid sequence MLKIIKEQSKLVLFLSSVLLVGLILSGCDSGSLLNDEYTLTINVEGEGTVDPAAGKHDFEEGTLIVLEITPDKDYKFKEWSGDNSDEVVYDKKDDKYNLLMNSDKEIIAVFTDIGNTDFKIITAIEELEEITVEYGTLFKDLNLPETVEVTLDDDSKENISVTWSEDDYNSKKVQKQSITGELTDLPNNITNPYNLTVSANVVQEDNTSPVDVNPEMVAVPAGTAANGTTSISYNIEVGKYEVTHAEYIVFLNNAGVASDGSYEGEEVIDMDDNACAIGYSGNFYFEGNNYAESEDNPLIEVTWYGAVAYCNWLSEQEGLTPAYNLSNWELTDDPQNLEGYRLATEIEWEYTARGGKDGSPTIYSGSDNVDEVAWYEDNSGDKTHIVGEKEANELGIFDMSGNVFEWTNTLDGSKRVYRGGSWYYNAYNCRVSRTVSNSPYYSSTSIGFRLTKTN